A window from Setaria italica strain Yugu1 chromosome VIII, Setaria_italica_v2.0, whole genome shotgun sequence encodes these proteins:
- the LOC101753209 gene encoding transcription factor bHLH62, with protein MAHDGFLGRFHDLAWPVAHHAAVANAGGGGAPFVALQVHVQHELMGAGAGARSGWEHDAAMGSLVPSRSPSPSSLAAAASGAAAVDTALMEQLASRLGVSVPSSSRYASCYSSPVGSPSKPAPAPFGAPLLGADAARLSCFAASGGKLSRVASSQLLLGEPVTAPAPGTAQQHASDGSSSDSPSRKRKAPGGKSKAKEAATTATPKSREPETRAKKCKLSADTADEERKPAAGEAGSGNGKGKEVAAEPPKDYIHVRARRGQATDSHSLAERVRREKISERMKLLQDLVPGCSKVTGKAVMLDEIINYVQSLQRQVEFLSMKLSTVNPRLEIDVDSFIPKDANQPCAPAASSLPPPPVYSLEDSSPALCYASSQGTAAPSAVTSAKSFATPSTFVNHGIPDHSLEGFHNANSQMGSLWEEDDLQSLVLMGFRGNT; from the exons ATGGCGCACGACGGCTTCCTGGGGAGATTCCACGACCTGGCGTGGCCGGTCGCTCATCACGCTGCCGTCGCcaacgccggtggcggcggcgcgccgttcGTCGCCCTGCAGGTGCACGTGCAGCACGAGCTGATGGGCGCCGGCGCTGGAGCGCGGTCGGGGTGGGAGCACGACGCAGCGATGGGCTCGCTCGTGCCGTCGcgttcgccgtcgccgtcgtcgctcgcggcggcggcttccggagctgccgccgtcGACACCGCCCTGATGGAGCAGCTTGCAAGCAGGCTCGGCGTCAGCGTGCCGTCATCGTCACGGTACGCGTCCTGCTACAGCTCTCCCGTGGGCTCCCCATCtaagccggcgccggcgccgttcgGGGCTCCGCTGCTCGGCGCGGACGCCGCGCGGCTCTCGTGCTTCGCGGCCTCCGGCGGGAAGCTGTCCCGCGTTGCCAGCAGCCAGTTGCTCCTCGGCGAGCCGGTGACAGCGCCCGCGCCTGGCACTGCTCAGCAGCATGCCAGCGACGGGTCTAGCAGCGACAGCCCTAGTCGGAAGCGGAAGGCACCGGGAGGCAAGTCCAAGGCCAAGGAGGCAGCGACCACGGCCACACCAAAG TCCCGGGAGCCGGAGACGAGAGCCAAGAAATGCAAGCTCTCCGCGGACACCGCCGATGAGGAGCGGAAGCCGGCGGCAGGAGAGGCGGGGAGCGGCAATGGCAAGGGGAAGGAGGTCGCCGCCGAGCCGCCCAAGGACTACATCCACGTGCGAGCTCGCCGGGGCCAGGCCACGGACAGCCACAGCCTCGCCGAGCGG gtgaggagggagaagatcAGCGAGCGTATGAAGCTGCTGCAAGACCTCGTCCCTGGCTGCAGCAAG GTTACCGGGAAGGCGGTGATGCTGGACGAGATCATAAACTACGTCCAGTCGCTGCAGCGGCAAGTGGAG TTCTTGTCGATGAAGCTCTCTACCGTTAACCCGCGACTCGAAATTGACGTGGACAGCTTCATCCCCAAAGAT GCCAACCAGCCGTGCGCGCCTGCAGCGtcgtccctgccgccgccgccagtctaCTCACTGGAGGATTCAAGCCCTGCGCTTTGCTACGCCTCATCTCAAGGTACTGCAGCGCCGAGTGCGGTGACCAGTGCCAAAAGCTTTGCAACACCGTCCACCTTTGTGAACCATGGCATCCCAGACCACTCACTTGAAGGATTTCACAATGCTAATTCTCAG ATGGGGAGCTTGTGGGAGGAGGATGACCTCCAAAGCCTGGTGCTGATGGGGTTCCGGGGCAATACGTGA